The following are from one region of the Candidatus Dependentiae bacterium genome:
- a CDS encoding FAD-dependent oxidoreductase: MSIIINLTKPQFGSQYIQEKIICVRAHRERIFRVEPEHYRDKIIFHNYGHGGTGWTFLFGSVDKSIEQFKNMQHLYDIKPSVCVIGAGCYGLLTAIHLARNGYSVSIIAAEQTKQLPSHKAAGFFFPRHRRTSTPQEKKEFLEIGIHSYKTYRAIATGNHPFIPDGPTIIPAYYGNNNNPGFDEYIKQDLMPTPKPVTISFGTTQHNVMYYQTVFINPAQIMMHLENLITQYEIPIIQQTITDFSELQEQYIFNCAGLGAKQLTGDKKIVPVQGHLITLKNQRDIHALQYMINVKVPVIDRNGIPRHQLLYYAPKDSGILGITFLRGKRSQVPNHHEFDLLIERCNTFFGS; the protein is encoded by the coding sequence ATGTCTATAATTATCAACCTAACTAAACCACAGTTTGGCTCACAATACATCCAAGAAAAAATTATTTGCGTACGAGCACATCGTGAGCGTATTTTTCGTGTAGAACCGGAGCACTATCGGGATAAAATTATTTTTCATAACTATGGTCATGGTGGTACAGGCTGGACATTTTTATTTGGCAGCGTTGATAAATCAATCGAGCAGTTTAAAAATATGCAACATCTGTACGATATAAAGCCATCAGTATGTGTAATTGGAGCTGGATGTTATGGATTATTAACAGCGATACACCTTGCTCGCAATGGCTACTCAGTCAGTATAATCGCTGCTGAACAGACAAAGCAGTTACCTTCGCACAAAGCCGCGGGCTTTTTCTTTCCACGCCATCGCCGCACATCTACACCGCAAGAAAAAAAAGAATTTTTAGAAATCGGCATACATTCATATAAAACATATCGTGCTATTGCCACTGGCAATCATCCATTTATTCCTGATGGACCAACGATTATACCTGCATATTATGGAAATAATAATAATCCTGGTTTTGATGAGTATATAAAACAGGATCTCATGCCAACACCAAAGCCAGTGACAATCTCTTTTGGTACAACACAACATAATGTTATGTATTATCAAACTGTCTTTATTAATCCTGCACAAATTATGATGCACCTAGAAAATCTCATAACACAATATGAAATTCCAATTATTCAACAAACGATTACTGATTTTAGTGAGTTACAAGAACAGTATATTTTTAATTGCGCAGGTTTGGGCGCAAAACAATTGACTGGTGATAAAAAAATTGTACCAGTACAAGGACATTTAATTACACTCAAAAATCAACGTGACATACACGCATTACAATATATGATCAACGTAAAAGTTCCTGTGATTGACCGCAATGGCATACCACGCCATCAACTCCTTTATTACGCACCAAAAGATTCTGGTATTTTGGGTATTACATTTCTACGAGGCAAACGATCCCAAGTGCCTAATCATCATGAGTTTGATTTATTGATTGAACGATGTAATACCTTTTTTGGTTCTTAA